In the Arthrobacter zhaoxinii genome, one interval contains:
- a CDS encoding DUF58 domain-containing protein has product MEAASVTRFFTPRGWGLLGASAAALLGAAALGRRDLLALAVLLLGLPVLAAALLRLSKPGFEVERTFAPPLVETGTAATVTLRVQSRGAPVSGAVMREGLPFRFGPSPVFRFPAVHAAENGSSTYEYRLRSSRRGLYGIGPVTAEFLDPLGLARTVHTLGGTDRLAVAPAPLELPPSSLFGSLGTDGTAASRRRGTPSEDDVSTREYRYGDPMRRVHWAATARHGELMVRQEEPVTAPTASILLDQRLPAYADGAAPLPGNGDLLTSETFEWAVSAVISSAVFFTEAGFSVRFIDELSRPGLARSPSALDGSETGFRGSDGVLNLAEGLAALGLEPVPPPSAGRPPAAAVPFAALDGSGQAPGPLLVVAGRMTTDEALVLAPASRYARQPLILLVTDRPAGLHPVVKILRDAGWIAAAVTPATPVPAAWSLLDQDRPSVHAVGEQI; this is encoded by the coding sequence ATGGAAGCCGCCTCCGTCACGAGGTTTTTCACTCCCCGCGGCTGGGGCCTGCTGGGCGCCAGTGCGGCGGCGCTGCTCGGCGCAGCCGCACTGGGACGCCGGGACCTGCTGGCCCTTGCGGTCCTGCTGCTCGGGCTGCCGGTCCTGGCTGCGGCACTGCTGCGCCTGTCCAAACCGGGCTTTGAGGTGGAACGGACCTTCGCACCCCCGCTGGTGGAGACCGGGACGGCGGCCACCGTGACGCTGCGTGTGCAGAGCCGGGGAGCGCCGGTGTCGGGAGCCGTGATGCGGGAGGGCCTGCCGTTCCGCTTCGGGCCGAGCCCGGTGTTCCGGTTTCCCGCCGTCCACGCGGCGGAGAACGGAAGCAGCACCTACGAGTACCGGCTGCGGTCGAGCCGGCGCGGACTCTACGGCATTGGTCCGGTAACCGCCGAGTTTCTCGATCCCCTGGGGCTGGCCAGGACCGTGCACACGCTTGGCGGAACCGACCGGCTGGCCGTGGCTCCTGCACCGCTTGAGCTCCCGCCGTCGTCCTTGTTCGGGTCCCTGGGCACCGACGGCACCGCAGCCAGCAGACGCCGCGGAACGCCCAGTGAAGACGATGTGTCCACCCGGGAGTACCGGTACGGGGATCCGATGCGCCGTGTGCACTGGGCTGCAACGGCCCGGCACGGCGAACTGATGGTCCGGCAGGAGGAACCAGTGACAGCGCCCACCGCTTCCATCCTGCTGGACCAGCGCCTGCCCGCCTATGCTGACGGAGCGGCACCGCTTCCCGGCAACGGTGACCTCCTGACGTCGGAAACGTTCGAGTGGGCAGTGTCGGCCGTTATCTCATCTGCCGTGTTCTTCACGGAGGCCGGCTTCAGCGTGCGCTTTATCGACGAGCTTTCGCGGCCGGGACTGGCCCGCTCCCCCTCCGCCCTGGACGGCAGCGAGACCGGTTTCCGCGGGTCCGACGGCGTGCTGAACCTCGCCGAGGGCCTGGCCGCTCTGGGCTTGGAGCCCGTTCCGCCGCCGTCGGCCGGGCGTCCGCCGGCCGCAGCGGTGCCGTTTGCGGCACTGGACGGATCCGGCCAGGCACCGGGACCCCTGCTGGTTGTTGCGGGGCGGATGACCACCGACGAAGCCCTCGTCCTGGCCCCGGCCTCCCGGTATGCCCGCCAGCCGCTGATTCTGCTGGTCACGGACCGGCCGGCCGGGCTGCACCCGGTAGTGAAAATCCTCCGGGACGCCGGGTGGATTGCCGCTGCGGTGACCCCGGCAACTCCGGTGCCGGCTGCGTGGTCCCTCCTCGACCAGGACCGCCCGTCGGTCCACGCCGTCGGGGAGCAGATATGA
- a CDS encoding TatD family hydrolase, producing MSNRSGFVPGSIPAAYLPPAEDAGSVRHKGKGYPPAPEPLPVPVMDNHTHFDFPADNGGGGFTAALAAALDAAEAAGVSGAVQVGTDLESSRFTAAAVDSDPRLLGAVAIHPNDAPVLAGEGTLEPALAEIEALAAHPRIRAIGETGLDYFRTGEDGREQQHYSFRRHIDIAKRLGLALQIHDRDAHDDVVRLLKEEGAPGTVVFHCFSGDTELARICNDNGWYMSFSGTVTFKNSHNLHEALAVADRELLLVETDAPFLTPHPHRGRPNASYMVPYTVRSMAARLGADLSELGAQLSANTVRAYGSWAEA from the coding sequence ATGAGTAATCGAAGTGGATTTGTCCCGGGAAGCATACCGGCGGCCTACCTGCCGCCGGCCGAAGACGCCGGATCCGTCCGGCACAAGGGCAAAGGATATCCGCCGGCGCCTGAGCCGCTGCCGGTGCCCGTCATGGATAACCACACGCATTTCGACTTCCCGGCCGACAACGGCGGAGGCGGTTTTACGGCCGCCCTTGCCGCTGCCCTGGATGCGGCGGAAGCCGCGGGCGTCTCCGGTGCCGTCCAGGTGGGAACCGATCTCGAGTCCTCCCGGTTCACCGCTGCCGCCGTCGATTCCGATCCGCGCCTGCTCGGTGCGGTGGCCATCCATCCCAACGATGCCCCCGTGCTGGCCGGGGAGGGGACGCTGGAGCCGGCGCTTGCCGAGATCGAGGCGCTCGCCGCCCATCCGCGGATCCGGGCCATCGGGGAAACCGGGCTGGACTATTTCCGGACCGGGGAAGACGGCAGGGAACAGCAGCATTATTCCTTCCGCCGGCACATTGACATTGCCAAGCGCCTGGGGCTTGCCCTGCAGATCCACGACCGCGACGCCCACGACGACGTCGTCCGCCTGCTGAAGGAGGAGGGAGCTCCCGGCACGGTGGTCTTCCACTGCTTCTCCGGGGACACCGAGCTGGCACGTATCTGCAACGACAACGGCTGGTACATGTCCTTCTCGGGAACGGTGACTTTCAAGAACTCGCACAATCTCCACGAGGCGCTCGCGGTTGCGGACCGGGAGCTGCTGCTGGTGGAAACGGACGCGCCGTTCCTCACACCCCATCCGCACCGCGGGCGTCCGAATGCGAGTTACATGGTGCCTTACACGGTGCGTTCCATGGCCGCCCGGCTGGGCGCGGACCTGTCGGAGCTGGGAGCGCAGCTTTCGGCAAACACGGTTCGGGCCTACGGATCCTGGGCCGAGGCATAG
- a CDS encoding AAA family ATPase: MDAPLSPAAAASLNGFPSRQSPTTLQSSSSTIDAESFAAAADGILAAVNTVIDGKEEAARLVLTVLLAEGHVLLEDVPGVGKTMLAKTLARTIDCTVSRIQFTPDLLPSDVTGVSIYNQDSHRFEFRQGPVFANVVIADEINRASAKTQSALLECMEEHQVTVDGGTHRLSAPFMVVATQNPIEMEGTYPLPEAQRDRFMARLSLGYPDARSEVDMLDHHQAGSPLDGITPVVGIREASAMIARVRDIYVSAAVKEYTVALGRATREHPDLRLGASPRALLQLLRAAKAYAALEGRDFVLPDDVTRLADPVLAHRLLLQRKAAGAGISAADVIASVITSVAVPRTAAAQERLHR; encoded by the coding sequence ATGGACGCTCCGCTCTCCCCTGCCGCCGCAGCGTCCCTCAACGGCTTTCCTTCCCGGCAATCCCCCACCACTCTCCAGTCCTCCTCCTCCACCATTGACGCAGAGTCCTTCGCCGCTGCGGCCGACGGTATCCTCGCCGCGGTCAACACCGTCATAGACGGCAAGGAAGAAGCTGCCCGGCTGGTGCTTACGGTCCTGCTTGCCGAGGGGCACGTGCTGCTGGAGGACGTTCCCGGCGTCGGCAAGACGATGCTCGCGAAAACGCTTGCCCGAACCATCGACTGCACCGTCAGCCGCATCCAGTTCACCCCCGATCTGCTGCCGTCGGACGTTACCGGGGTGTCCATCTACAACCAGGACAGCCACCGGTTCGAATTCCGCCAGGGTCCGGTCTTCGCCAACGTGGTGATCGCCGATGAGATCAACCGGGCCTCGGCCAAGACCCAGTCCGCCCTGCTGGAATGCATGGAGGAACACCAGGTGACCGTCGACGGCGGCACGCACCGACTCTCGGCGCCCTTCATGGTGGTGGCCACGCAGAACCCCATCGAGATGGAGGGGACCTATCCGTTGCCGGAAGCACAGCGGGACAGATTCATGGCCCGGCTTTCCCTTGGCTACCCCGATGCCCGCTCGGAGGTGGACATGCTGGACCACCACCAGGCCGGCTCGCCCCTGGACGGCATCACCCCCGTGGTGGGGATCCGCGAGGCGTCGGCAATGATCGCCCGGGTCCGGGATATTTACGTTTCGGCTGCGGTCAAAGAGTACACGGTCGCCCTGGGCCGTGCCACCCGGGAACATCCGGATCTGCGCCTGGGCGCCAGTCCGCGTGCTCTTCTGCAGCTGCTCCGTGCGGCCAAGGCATATGCAGCGCTCGAGGGCCGGGATTTCGTACTGCCCGACGACGTCACGAGGCTGGCGGATCCTGTCCTCGCCCACCGGCTCCTGCTCCAGCGCAAGGCCGCCGGAGCCGGAATCAGCGCCGCAGACGTTATTGCTTCCGTGATTACCTCCGTAGCAGTCCCCCGTACCGCTGCAGCTCAGGAGCGCCTGCACCGCTGA
- a CDS encoding transglycosylase family protein has protein sequence MASSLAKRGVKIVGQATVMVCLLLGLVAFVGASKSVVLTVDGETRKVQTFDGTVADVLEKADVSVSSADRVTPEPAAAVEDGTTIEVERALAVDVTVDGKGTTVHTTGETVEDLVSELRVSTNSAVSAPLDSSLEGLNGSISISTPKTVFVTVDGKTHERSTTAGTVRDLLKESGVKLGAADQVSAPRSAGLVDGMGLKVTRVSAGVEETVTEPVPFTSAEVPDATLVEGEKKVTTAGVNGERTRIFSVTVVDGKEISRTLVKESVTKEPVAEAVAKGTKKRTEAKPATPPAATPPAAGRGGEAPASGTWAALAQCESGGNWHINSGNGYYGGLQFSSGSWLGAGGGAYAPVASDATPEQQIAVAEKLRANGGWGHWPSCASKLGLL, from the coding sequence GTGGCAAGTTCACTCGCAAAGCGTGGGGTAAAGATCGTCGGCCAGGCAACCGTGATGGTCTGCCTCCTGTTGGGACTGGTCGCCTTTGTCGGCGCCAGCAAATCGGTGGTGCTGACTGTCGACGGCGAAACCCGGAAGGTGCAGACCTTCGACGGCACCGTTGCCGACGTCCTGGAAAAGGCCGATGTCTCCGTCTCCTCCGCTGACCGCGTGACCCCCGAACCGGCGGCCGCGGTGGAGGACGGCACCACCATCGAAGTCGAGCGTGCCCTCGCCGTGGACGTGACGGTGGACGGCAAGGGGACCACGGTCCACACCACGGGGGAGACCGTGGAGGACCTGGTCTCGGAGCTCCGGGTCTCCACCAACTCCGCCGTTTCCGCCCCGCTGGACAGCTCGCTCGAGGGGTTGAACGGCAGCATTTCGATCTCCACTCCCAAGACCGTGTTCGTCACCGTGGACGGGAAAACCCACGAGCGCAGCACCACCGCGGGGACCGTCCGGGACCTGCTGAAGGAATCAGGGGTGAAGCTGGGCGCAGCGGACCAGGTGTCGGCGCCGCGCAGCGCCGGCCTGGTGGACGGCATGGGCCTGAAGGTTACCCGCGTCTCCGCCGGCGTGGAGGAAACGGTCACGGAGCCGGTGCCGTTCACCAGCGCCGAGGTTCCGGACGCCACCCTGGTGGAGGGCGAAAAGAAGGTGACCACTGCCGGAGTGAACGGCGAACGGACACGCATCTTCTCGGTCACCGTGGTGGACGGCAAGGAAATCAGCCGGACCCTCGTCAAGGAAAGCGTCACGAAGGAACCGGTGGCCGAAGCCGTCGCGAAGGGCACCAAGAAGCGCACCGAAGCCAAGCCCGCCACGCCGCCGGCAGCCACCCCGCCGGCTGCCGGAAGAGGCGGGGAAGCACCCGCTTCCGGCACCTGGGCCGCACTGGCGCAGTGTGAATCCGGTGGAAACTGGCATATCAACAGCGGCAACGGCTACTACGGCGGCCTGCAGTTCAGCTCCGGCAGCTGGCTTGGTGCCGGTGGCGGCGCCTACGCACCGGTGGCCAGCGATGCCACTCCGGAGCAGCAGATTGCCGTGGCTGAGAAGCTGCGGGCCAACGGCGGATGGGGCCACTGGCCGTCCTGCGCCTCGAAGCTCGGCCTGCTCTAA